Part of the Plodia interpunctella isolate USDA-ARS_2022_Savannah chromosome 13, ilPloInte3.2, whole genome shotgun sequence genome, AAAACGAAAAGGTGCGCGACAGTTCGCGAGTAAGTCGCAGCATTAGtggaaacaaatatttaataaacttcAAGATGCAGTCAGTATTGTTACTCTCTATaaagtagaatataaaattaaaaatcaaagcaTCAAATGCTGCCATCTAAATAAAAGtccaaatttacttttatttacgtttagttattttatttgtatcgttttttatctatagtttgtggtaattaatttgtgcaataatgaattattgtattgtatagttatttattacgtaattATGTTAACTGTAATAATAAGCCtaatttttgtgataaaattagaataattatgCAACTATATAAGTGAAAAGTCTCATTTATTGCGTAGACatcataaagttttaaataaataaacctatatcttcaaaattgaggtacttatttcaacttttatttcCAATTTTGGATCAACCGGCATAACGCCAATGAATAGTGTTATCTGTGACATAGCGTCATACAGGTCCTTCGTGTACACTGAATCCTATTCTCCAACTGACACAGATCATTCATTCAGTATGCAAAGTGCAAAACGTTTCCTAAGGACTTGCTACAAAAACTTAGCCTCAGTTGTGTACTAGTAGACTGGTGCCACTGTCTATATGTTCTACGTATATACTACATCAGTACATATTGTATGTGCCAGCTACGTAGAGCCAATGTGAAAGAGATAATACGGCACAGCCGTGCCCGTGCTGTATTATCTCTCTTAGTCTGGTATTATACCGCAATATTTAGCATAGTTTCTAGCAGCTGCAAACGACTGGGTAGCAATGTTTATATCAAAAGGATCGGACCCGTTCGCGAGCCCCGCGTTTGAATCTATGAAAAGGATAATACTACCTACAGTTACTGtggtttgtataattttttgatcTATAGTTTGTGGGTTTGTAGGAGCAAAGACCTTGTCATACACACCATTTTCGTATCTGGGTTATACATTATCTTTTTTCTCACCATTTTCGagcgaaaataatatttaggtttGTTTTTACGATTTTATTATTGGCTGGCTTGGCAGCTGGCACCTGCCTGGcctggcaagcactttacgtTATGTTTTTGTTGGTTGGTTGCATTGGTTGTCAGATAACCAACTCTTGTTATGGTACCtacttgacattgacattttgGAATCAAAAAATTGATGGGCTGGACATTTTGTTTTCCTtcttgtgatttttattttccatattttcaaGTCTTATTTCGTTTTTGTGATCATGTCTAATGATTATGGTTTCAACAGTGACGATTCTCCTAATAAAACCAATTCGCACTTGCAACTTCCTAGCCCAATAATTACTCGACGGAACCGAACTGCGTCGACGTAAGTAGCTATCGCTTAAATTCCCGAGAATATAgtaaatcaatttatgtaggtaccgaTATGCTGTAACAGGGATATTGTAATCACTTCTTTGTGTTTCTTTGTTTAGATCTGAAAGGGCACTGGGAAATCCGTTAGAAAGTGGTAAAATAAAGTCATTTTGCCGGGAGAAAGGACACGGTTTTGTGACGCCGGAAAAAGGCGGCGAAGATCTTTTTGTGCATATTTCTGAGTAAGTTATGTTGTATTACCATTACttgaaaacaaatgtaatataaagCCATCTATTCGTTGACAACAACTTCATACAGCACTTAAATTTGGTTGTGACCTCAATTTGGTGTCCAATTATAACACatgcaataaaattgttattgtaagTTTGAATTCATGAATACATTTTCCAATTTACCTTTAACAATACACAACTGTTCATTGAATTATAAATGCCTAAATTGGTGATCTTCAGTcaatgtaatgtataaaacaaacataagtCATTACAAGGTAATGCAAACATAACAAGATGGATCATGTGGGTGGCAAAACAATACTTAGCTTCTACTTTGTGATTTTTTATCTCTGACCTTGGCAGCTCatgatattttaacattaaatatgaCACTTGAGTCAGTTTggtaaattagtttatttatagggTTACATGactaatttttgatttttttaaatttctatatgTACAGTTCTATTAGTACAcctagaataaaataatgtcacaCACTAATATtcactgaataaaaataaaatatgactaatattttttagagaTATTGTTGCAAATTGACGCGATGAATTATGAATTTGTCAATCGCTCATCTGGATCAAATACCTTTCGGTATTCGCCGGTAAATAACGATACTGCAGGCAATAATGCCAATAAGGAATATTGCGCGTACTTACCACGTAAACAGCGGCTGTACCCCAAGATCCCTCACGAATATGGTTCACTGGAATTATAGTCCTTAAACACCTGCCGGCCGGCCTGACACACGGTAATTCAATACTCGGTAACGATAGAAATAGTCCAGTTTAAATATAGGAGCACTGGCGATGCACTTATATGATAAcacaattattacatattttttaatgcgcTCGCGCTAAGAGCCGGTAACGAAGAAAAAACTCCCCTTGCCGCCGCTATGGCGTTTTGTTGCGCCGGCAGCATTGCGCATGCGCGGCGGCGAACCGCGCGTTCCTATTGGCTAGAATTGAATGCAGTACCATATAAATGGTGCGATTTGACAAATACATCGATAAGGCGCgcgaaattgaatttaatgtaaataaaacgttGAAAACGGAACATTCCGCCCACCAAAATACCAATAGGATTTTcctaacataaaacaaaatgacgATAATTATCGATACATAAACTAAAACTACGATAAACTTAAGCTAAGAAAGTTGAGTTGATTACATGGATGGCAAAGGACATAGTTTTACTAAAGGCCTCTTCAATGAGGAATCTTTAGCTGTTTTAACGGTTGCCACCCTAACTACTCCATCAGGGCCAGGATGCAACAAAACAACTCGTCCTAGTGCCCATTGAAGAGGAGGTCGGTTATCCTCCTTAATAAGTACCATTGAATTAACGGTTAACGGTGTTGAGTCTTTGTTCCATTTTGCTCGTTGAGTtaatgaatgtaaatattcatttttccAACGCTTCCAAAATTGTTGCTGAAAAGATTGAATAAGTTGCCATCGATTGAGTCGCTGGATTTTGATATTGGTATAGTCGTAATCTGGTACAGCTGTAAGAGGTTCCAGCGTTAAAAAATGACCAGGCGTTAAAACATTAAAGTCGTTTGGATCCGAGCTCAATGGACATAAAGGTCTCGAATTTAAAATGGATTCGATCTGAGTGAAGAGGGTGGTAAGCTCTTCAAATGTTAGGACTTGATCGCCAACAATACGATACAAGTGTGTTTTTGCTACCTTAATTTGGATCTCCCACACACCTCCGAAGTGAGGAGCTGAAGGAACGTTACGTTTAAAGGCAATTTTTTCCGCATGCGAAGCTTGTTCGATACATGATGCTAGTTGTGAACTTGCACCAACAAAGTTGGTTCCACAATCAGAATGAATAACATTGCAGCGACCGCGACGAGAAATGAAGCGACGTAATGCCGCGATGAAGCTGTCGGTCGATAGGGTGGAAACTACCTCAAGATGTACCGCTTTTGTGCTCAAGCATACGAATAAGCATAAGTATGCCTTATCGATTTTTGCACCACGATGAGGTCCAAGCTTGATTCGAAAAGGCCCTCCCAGATCTACACCGACCACTGAGAAAGGTTTGGCTTGGTTGACCCGAAAAGCCGGAAGATCGCTCATAAATGGTTGCAGAGGTTTGGGATTCAGACGGTAACATCTCAAACATTTTGAGAGATGATGTCGTATAGTATGTTTCGCTGCAAGTATCCAAAATTGTTGTAATATCAGATAATAAGTAGTATTCAGACCTGgatgaaaattatttcgatGAATCGATTCGATTACAGCTGATGTAAGCGCACTTTTCTTGGGCAACAATGCAGGATGCTTATGTTCGAACTCAAGACCGGAGCGCGCGAGGCGTCCGCCCACCCTGAGTATACCCTGCTCGTCCAAGAAGGGGCTTAGTTTACGAAAGATGCGAGGCAGCTGATTTCGTGATTGTAAAATTGATATGACGTCTGAAAAATAGCGGTTCTGAAACTGTTTAACGATAATTAATAAAGCTTGATGACGCTCAATGTCTGTTATAAAAAGGCTATCTGCTCGCGGAACAATATTACGCATGCTATTATAAAATCTACGAATGTAGGCGATGATGCGACAAATTTTGTCTAAAGAAgaatgtttttcaaataatagatCGATAAGAGATGTTTGATTGTTAATTTGATCTGAAAAGAGAACCGTGGGATGACGCTGCTCAGCAAGAACCatattgtcatttaaattattttttgagttaTCGATGGGCCACTCAGATTGTGGTTGAGACAACCACGCTGGCCCCGCCCACCATAAAGCGTTGTGGAGCAACTCCTGAGGCGATTGTCCACGCGAACAAACATCTGCGGGATTTGTGGCTGAAGGTACGTGCCTCCACTTCTCGGTCGGAACAATATCTTGAATGTAGCTTACTCGATTTGCGACAAATGTTACCCAGCGAGAAGAAGGAGCACGCAACCAGGCCAAGGTAACGGTTGAATCACACCACAAATAAATGTCGTGGATAGGAATTCGTAGCGAGTCCTTGACAAATTTGACAAGGTCTGCGAGCAGCATCGCGCCGCAAAGCTCCAAGCGAGGTATCGATTGGCGTTTTAGAGGAGCTACACGAGCCTTTGCACAAATGAGAAAAACGCGAATGGAGCCGTCAGACTCGATAACACGCAGATATATGACAGCGCCATATGCTACTTCTGAACTGTCACAAAATCCGTGTATTTCATAAGATTGAGCGCCGTCGATAGCGTACTTACGTGGAACCTTAAGAGCCCTAACTTGTGGAAGTTGGTAAGAGAAGTCATCCCATTGGGCTATGATTTCCGGTGAGGGCGTTTCATCCCACGAAAGGCCAAGAACCCAGAGCCTTTGAAGTAAACATTTGACCTTAATTGTCAAAGGGGACAAGAACCCGAGAGGATCAAAAATTCTGGCGACCTTACTAAGAATCGTTCGCTTGGTACACGGTAGAAATGATGAATTCACGTTAAAAACGAATGAATCTGAAGCAGGCTCCCACTTAAGGCCCAGAACCTTGACCGTGGTATCTTCAGTTTCGGTAAAAGTGAAAGCTTCTGAAAGACACGCTTCTGCGGGCAAATCGCTAAGAAGCTCAGGTCGATTACTTATCCATTTTCGGAGTTCAAACGAACCAAGACCAAAAAGGGCGATAAGTTGCCTTTTGGTTTCACGGGCCTCCGTTAGCGTTGAACTTCCGGATATGACgtcatcaatatatatatcggaagttaaaatgttttttgctTTTGGATACTTGTGACCTTCATCGTTGGCCAGTTGCCGAATGGAACGGCACGCGAGAAATGGAGCGGAAGATACTCCATACGTTACGGTATTTAACATATACTCTTGAAGAGGCTCATCTGCGTGAGCTCGCCAGAGAATACGTTGGTAATCACGATGATGAGGCGCTATGTTGATTTGACGGTACATTTGGCGCACATCTGCCATGAAGACAACTTCGTGTTCACGAAAATGAAGAAGAATCTCCACGATATTCGATTGCAGTTTTGATCCGGTCAGCAACATGTCGTTTAACGATTTGGAATTAGAATCCTTAGCCGAGGCGTCGAATACGACACGAAGCTTTGTTGTAGCGCTGTCAGGACGCAGCACACAATGATGCGGTATATAGTATTTACCTAGACCCATTTGCTTGGTAGGAACCAAAGTCATATGGCCCCTTTCGATATAGTCGGTCATGAATTCAACATATTGTTGTTTCAAGTTATGATCACGAGAGAGACGCCTTTCAATGGCATGAAAGCGTCGTAAGGCTATCACTCGAGAGCCTTCAAAGACGGGCTCGTCATTGTCCCTGAAGGGGAGGCACACGACATACCTTCCTGTCTCGTCACGGTAGTGATTGTTAAGAAAACTGTTTTCACAGAGTTGATCTTCTGGGGTTAATCGGGAAGAATGTGGAACGTTATCGATTTCCCAGAAACGTTGAACGATTGTGTTTAAACTATTGTCTACAATAGGAGGTGCTACTCCAAGTAGACTAGACGATGCAAGTCTGGACTTCCCAAGTAGAAGCCAGCCGAAAACTGAGTTGAAAGCACGCGGTTGACAGGCACCGCCTTTCAGTCGTTGCTCAAGGAGCGACTCGGCAAAGACGTCGGCACCTAATAAGACGTCGATCGGACCAGGAATGTCAAAACCAGGATCTGCTAACGGTAATGTCTTGACACCATCCCATCCCGTCGTATTTAGCCTTGCTATCGGTTGATCTCCGCAAATGCTCGATATAACGAACATTTCGAGACGAAATTTTATGTCATGGTTGGTACCAATATCGCACTCCACCACGCCACTGATTGAAGCAGGTGAGCCTCCTAACCCATAAACGTTGATGTTGCCACTTTTAGTTTCCAACCCTAACTGTTGAGCAGCACGAGCTGtaaggaaattattttgactACCTGTGTCAAATAATGCACGGAATGAATGAAACTCACCAGAAGCATCACAAATCTGAACAAGAGCTGTTGCTAGTAAAACGGTTGAATTTAAAGTTGAGTCAGACTGCGCCAATGAATCCTTAGCTACTAAGGCTGTTGAGCTAGGCGGTTTGTTAGTGGAGCTGGAATTACTTGCCGCTTGCTCCCGATGAAGTAATGTGTGATGTTTGCGTTTGCAATGACGACATGAAAATATCGATGTGCAGTCTCGCACTGAATGAGAAGCGTTAAGACAATTATAACACCATTTCTTTTCGCTAGCAACAGCCATGCGTTCATCAACGGTTTTAGCCAGATAATCCTTGCAAGACGAGATATGATGTTCGTTACGACAGTAGGCACATTTACGAATCAACCGTGACGTGCCTGAGTAATTAGCAGATTTAGCTTGATTTGCTTTGTCACCGGCACCTTTATTATTTGTAGTGACGGCGGGAGCGACGAGAGAATGAGTAGCGTTATGTCGCTGTGACTTCTGTGAAGTTCCCGGTGTCTCCTTTGAAACATTAGCGGTTTTATTGGTTACGGCCGCAAAATGAGTGTCGCGAATTGCGGCTTCGCCCTTCGAGTGTAAGAACGCCCTTAAAAGACTGTATTGTGGAAGCTCGATATCTGTGTGTTTTTCCTCAAACTCGcgtcttaatttattatcgagTTTGGCAAGAACATTATAGCAAAGAACAAAATCCCATTTATCGGTaggtaaatttaatgtttttaaaatagtcaAGTTCTCGTCGATCGTGTCTAAGGCGCGTCGAAAATCTTGAGCGTtcgaagttttaaaattaatattcaaaatatcgCGCCAGCATGTAAATGCTAGTTCGCGTTTATCCTCGTAACGGGACTTTAAAGCTTTGTAAGCACTTAAATAATGTTCACTTGCGACaggaaatgttttaattaacgaTAGGGCATCATCACGCAAAACTGACACGAGATAATGATATTTCTCGATATCGCTTAAAAAGGTGGATTCATGAATCAACGCATTATAAGTAGCAATAAACTCAGGCCACTTCTTAACCGCACCGTTAAAAGTTGGCAAAGAAATTTTTGGTAAACGCATATTTCCACTGTGCGAGCCGGTCAATGAATTACATTTCGAAGTATCGATTCGTTGTAATGAATATTGTTCGAATTTTCGTTGAATggataaaacttgaaaatacaATTCATCGAAGCGATCCTGAATATCGTCCGAAATCTCATCCGTATCATCCTGAAGAAGGTCTAAAATAGCAAAATGAGATTCATGAAAACTATcggctatattttttatctcatgaCAATAGGAAAGAAACAATTCGATTTGTGATTCGTCGGTATTGGCTAAGTTACCTATTTCCAAAGCCTTAGTTATACGATTGTAGGATATAGTTCGTTTACGTCGCAAACTtggtaaattattaatagtgtaaacattttcgacacattttttaacattctGTTTCGATTTGCGTCTAGTTAAATAAGACATTGTTGCgatgtaaaactataataaactatttatcaacaataaaaagttaatagtaaaatattcgatttgaataaaatgttagtaGCTAACTTCTTCAGGGACGTGGCGTTGGGGCGGTAGGCAATAACACACGACACAACAAAATGATGACTCGTCGGCAACGTTTCgttattgaaatgaataatAGTTGAGAACACAGAAAGTCATTGAACATACGATACTACAATGTTgcgatataaaattatttcgaatataaaacgaaataaaattggtaaatCCCAATAAGGACTGCGTATTGGGAAGCGGTTAGAACGATGTAGTCGAGTTATAACAAATATCAACACAAATTATGGTGCGGTAATTTTGCAATAGTATTGCTTATTGCAAACGGTAAAAcggtaaataattttgtgttaatCAGTATAAAACGACTAGGTATATACGATATTCGTCTGAACAAATGTTCTAGAATACGTTGGACGCCATATTTAAACATGAACTCGGTACGGttgtt contains:
- the LOC128674927 gene encoding cold shock domain-containing protein CG9705 → MSNDYGFNSDDSPNKTNSHLQLPSPIITRRNRTASTSERALGNPLESGKIKSFCREKGHGFVTPEKGGEDLFVHISDIEGEFVPLPGDEVIYRLCPIPPKFEKNQAVHVRIVHLTPEKHLKWDEPPL